From Triticum aestivum cultivar Chinese Spring chromosome 4A, IWGSC CS RefSeq v2.1, whole genome shotgun sequence, a single genomic window includes:
- the LOC123086712 gene encoding uncharacterized protein, which produces MPHCAVVPPLLPLPYLQCSNGTMATQPGWRPLPLVTLPRLVAGLPPDLPNIVAPPSLRQQVVAGLEPSPPRWPALQLVDLEFEHELKQESMHNNTQIMNHLMDTTSVTFHRRYPLFDSSLEDCTAYVFHGMIYTDLNQNPLIVPLEILHGHLSSDRRGVLD; this is translated from the exons ATGCCGCACTGCGCAGTCGtgccccctcttcttccccttccatACCTTCAGTGCTCCAATGGAACCATGGCCACGCAGCCGGgatggcgccccctccccctggtgACCTTGCCCCGGCTGGTAGCTGGACTACCACCAGATCTACCTAACATCGTAGCCCCTCCTTCTCTCCGACAG CAAGTGGTGGCCGGATTGGAGCCTAGTCCGCCAAGGTGGCCTGCCCTGCAGCTCGTGGATCTGGAGTTCGAGCACGAGCTGAAGCAGGAGAGCATGCACAACAACACACAGATCAT GAACCACTTGATGGATACAACGAGTGTCACTTTCCACCGGAGGTACCCTCTCTTCGACTCATCGTTAGAGGATTGTACAGCCTATGTATTCCACGGAATGATATACACTGATCTGAACCAGAACCCACTTATTGTGCCGTTGGAGATTCTTCATGGCCATCTAAGTTCAGATAGAAGAG GGGTTTTGGATTAA